The Urbifossiella limnaea genome has a window encoding:
- a CDS encoding DUF1501 domain-containing protein — MRTFCHATTPVYSRRDLLTASANGFGLLALAGLANAQPTASPLAPRPPHRPAKAKRVIFLFMHGGPSQVDTFDPKPLLARHNGQPYPGQKPRVQFAATGNLLRSPWEFRPGGRSGTPVSDLFPHVRRMADELCVIRSIHADNSAHGGALLQLHTGSDTFVRPSVGSWVTYGLGSENQNLPGFVTICPTLGHGGVQNWSSAFLPAAFQGTAIGHSGIPARESSIRDIRSTAPSVELQRMQLDLLREMNHGHLAAAGADPALEGRIESFELAFRMQAAAPGVADLSKESRRVLDQYGVNQPETDNFGRQCLLARRYCEAGVRFVQVTHSYKWDQHGDLTRDHAKNAREVDQPIAALLTDLKQRGLLEDTLVWWGGEFGRTPTAQGGDGRDHNPHAFSMWLAGGGVKGGSVVGATDDFGYYAVENKVHMHDLHATLLAALGMDHEKLTYRHAGRDFRLTDVKGRVVREVFA, encoded by the coding sequence ATGCGAACCTTCTGCCACGCCACGACACCCGTCTACTCCCGCCGCGACTTGCTGACGGCGAGCGCCAACGGGTTCGGCCTCCTCGCCCTGGCCGGGTTGGCGAACGCGCAGCCGACGGCATCGCCGCTCGCGCCGCGGCCGCCGCACCGGCCGGCGAAGGCGAAGCGCGTCATCTTCTTGTTCATGCACGGCGGCCCGTCGCAGGTGGACACGTTCGACCCGAAGCCGCTGCTGGCGCGGCACAACGGGCAGCCGTACCCGGGGCAGAAGCCGCGGGTGCAGTTCGCCGCCACGGGCAACCTCCTCCGCTCGCCGTGGGAGTTCCGCCCCGGCGGCCGGAGTGGTACCCCCGTCAGCGACCTGTTCCCGCACGTCCGCCGCATGGCCGACGAGTTGTGCGTCATCCGCTCGATCCACGCCGACAACTCGGCCCACGGCGGGGCGCTGCTGCAACTCCACACCGGCAGCGACACGTTCGTCCGGCCCAGCGTCGGCAGCTGGGTGACCTACGGCCTCGGCAGCGAGAACCAAAACCTGCCGGGGTTCGTGACCATCTGCCCGACGCTCGGCCACGGCGGCGTGCAGAACTGGTCGAGCGCGTTCCTGCCGGCCGCGTTCCAGGGCACGGCGATCGGCCACTCCGGCATCCCGGCGCGCGAGTCGAGCATCCGCGACATCCGCAGCACGGCCCCGTCGGTCGAGTTGCAGCGGATGCAACTCGACCTCCTCCGAGAGATGAATCACGGCCACCTCGCCGCGGCGGGCGCCGACCCGGCGCTGGAGGGGCGTATCGAGTCGTTCGAGCTGGCGTTCCGGATGCAGGCCGCGGCCCCGGGCGTGGCCGACCTGTCGAAGGAATCACGCCGCGTGCTCGACCAGTACGGCGTGAACCAGCCGGAGACGGACAACTTCGGCCGGCAGTGCCTGCTGGCGCGGCGGTACTGCGAGGCCGGCGTGCGGTTCGTGCAGGTGACGCACAGCTACAAGTGGGACCAGCACGGCGACCTGACCCGCGACCACGCCAAGAACGCGCGCGAGGTGGACCAGCCGATCGCGGCGCTGCTGACCGACCTGAAGCAGCGGGGGCTGTTGGAAGACACGTTGGTGTGGTGGGGCGGCGAGTTCGGGCGCACGCCCACGGCACAGGGCGGCGACGGCCGCGACCACAACCCGCACGCGTTCAGCATGTGGCTCGCCGGCGGCGGTGTGAAGGGCGGCAGCGTCGTCGGCGCGACCGACGACTTCGGCTACTACGCCGTGGAGAACAAGGTCCACATGCACGACCTGCACGCGACGCTACTCGCGGCACTCGGCATGGATCACGAGAAGTTGACGTACCGCCACGCCGGCCGCGACTTCCGGCTGACCGACGTGAAAGGCCGCGTGGTGCGCGAGGTGTTCGCGTAG
- a CDS encoding SGNH/GDSL hydrolase family protein yields MTRLVAAGLLLAPALLVAQSAPYPPPKTLGPVASYGANVQRAMTLLATSTPEKRNTVRVLFYGQSITAQAWTAAVARDLRARYPFADLNVENRAIGGYSSNMLVRTAEADLYPAYPDLLIFHVYGPPAEYEAIIRRVRERTTADIFHATDHLTPIHLDAVDEAIDPAKLTEKANPHRWQNHVFYPDLSRRYGTELADVRGLWRQYLRDHKLRVEDLNGDPIHPNAHGDYLMAEIVKAHLRHRPDLPADAWKDRVRTHAVGTDVRWENGKLSLPFDGNRVDLLFRPGAAGSPVEVRVDGKRPSEFPELLLATRTYNVEPPQPKPLLMRVGATAPRVVEEWTLTATDFTDGGRRFKYTVAGSVTGPDGGGDSAAPFVSKSGRVAIDPADFNAYALTETMTLHKQARLVTRWNVVPQSVDSAAAPPARGPGFEAAVTAVQGLRPGRHVLELTAGTDAALEAVRVYNPPLR; encoded by the coding sequence ATGACGCGACTCGTGGCCGCCGGCCTGCTGCTCGCCCCGGCGCTGCTCGTTGCCCAGTCGGCACCGTACCCGCCGCCGAAGACGCTCGGCCCCGTCGCGTCGTACGGGGCGAACGTGCAGCGCGCCATGACGCTGCTGGCGACCAGTACGCCGGAGAAGCGGAACACCGTCCGCGTGCTGTTCTACGGCCAGTCGATCACCGCCCAGGCGTGGACCGCCGCCGTGGCCCGCGACCTCCGCGCCCGCTACCCGTTCGCCGACCTGAACGTCGAGAACCGGGCGATCGGCGGCTACTCGTCGAACATGCTCGTCCGCACCGCCGAGGCCGACCTGTACCCGGCGTACCCGGACCTGCTCATCTTTCATGTGTACGGGCCGCCGGCCGAGTACGAGGCCATCATCCGCCGCGTCCGCGAGCGCACCACCGCCGACATCTTCCACGCCACCGACCACCTCACGCCGATTCACCTGGACGCCGTGGACGAGGCCATCGACCCGGCCAAGCTGACCGAGAAGGCCAACCCGCACCGGTGGCAGAACCACGTCTTCTACCCCGACCTGTCGCGGCGGTACGGCACCGAGCTGGCCGACGTGCGCGGGCTGTGGCGGCAGTACCTCCGCGACCACAAGCTGCGGGTCGAAGACCTGAACGGCGACCCCATCCACCCGAACGCCCACGGCGACTACCTCATGGCCGAGATCGTCAAGGCCCACCTCCGCCACCGCCCCGACCTGCCGGCCGACGCGTGGAAGGACCGCGTCCGCACCCACGCCGTCGGCACCGACGTCCGCTGGGAGAACGGCAAGCTGTCCCTCCCGTTCGACGGCAACCGGGTGGACCTGCTGTTCCGGCCGGGCGCGGCGGGCAGTCCGGTCGAGGTTCGGGTCGACGGCAAGCGGCCGTCCGAATTCCCCGAGTTGCTCCTGGCGACGCGGACGTACAACGTCGAGCCGCCGCAGCCGAAGCCGCTGCTGATGCGGGTCGGCGCCACGGCCCCGCGCGTCGTCGAGGAGTGGACGCTCACCGCGACCGACTTCACCGACGGCGGCCGCCGCTTCAAGTACACGGTGGCCGGCTCGGTGACCGGCCCCGACGGCGGCGGCGACTCGGCGGCGCCGTTCGTGTCCAAGTCCGGGCGGGTGGCGATCGACCCGGCCGACTTCAACGCCTACGCCCTGACCGAGACGATGACGCTGCACAAGCAGGCCCGGCTCGTGACGCGGTGGAACGTCGTCCCGCAGTCGGTCGATTCCGCCGCCGCGCCGCCGGCCCGCGGCCCGGGGTTCGAGGCCGCGGTGACCGCGGTGCAGGGGCTCCGCCCGGGCCGGCACGTCCTGGAACTCACCGCCGGAACAGACGCCGCGTTGGAGGCGGTGCGAGTCTACAACCCGCCGCTCCGCTGA
- a CDS encoding PSD1 and planctomycete cytochrome C domain-containing protein yields the protein MSLRAALVASVVLLSPVIAAAQPAAEHFEKHVRPLLLEHCGGCHGKDGKAKGGLKLTTAAELAAGGESGPVVVPGHADKSLLVETVRYGGDLKMPPKGKLRPDQIAALEKWVKDGAVWPGGTGVTAASGGRWDGGITDDQKRFWAFQPVREPKVPDTNHPTQSRIDAFVRTRLDAAGLTPAPPADRRTLIRRVTYDLTGLPPTPEEVAAFLADRGDGAFARVVDRLLASSAYGERWARHWLDVARYADSNGLDENTAFGNAWRYRDYVVRAFNTDKPYDRFVLEQLAGDLLPDDAATREDRLTATGFLVLGPKLLAEPDKAKMVMDIVDEQIDVAGKAFLGLTVSCARCHDHKFDPIPTRDYYALAGIFKSTKTMATLATVAKAHERPLGPKDSPETLLYRDRLKLVTKELRTLEQEFGKLPATDKDKRHALHLKAEERRAEIKQLEKTVPPPAVVLAVQDEANPADVKVHVRGNTQTLGELAPRGFLRVVSDKAPSIPAKASGRLELARWVASADNPLTARVLVNRVWQHHFGEGLVRTPDDFGTRGERPSHPELLDWLAAQFVKNGWSLKSLHRLILLSDTYQMASRPVPAAAAAVDPDNRLLSHFPRRRLEAEAVRDAMLAVAGTLDRTAGGTLLENGNFEYINNDRARGVARYDNARRSLYLPVIRNNVFDFFQTFDFVEPHVSNGKRAVTVVAPQALYLMNNPFVARQAAALAESLLKLPADDAGRVAAAYERAYGRPPTTEETARALAFVGRYAAALEGAERRPRAWAAWCHVVFASSEFVYVE from the coding sequence ATGTCGCTCCGAGCCGCGCTCGTCGCGTCTGTCGTGTTGTTGAGCCCCGTAATTGCAGCGGCCCAGCCGGCGGCCGAGCACTTCGAGAAGCACGTCCGCCCGCTACTTCTCGAACACTGCGGCGGCTGCCACGGCAAGGACGGCAAGGCGAAGGGCGGCCTCAAGCTGACGACCGCCGCGGAGCTGGCGGCCGGCGGCGAGAGCGGGCCGGTCGTGGTGCCGGGGCACGCCGACAAGAGCCTCCTGGTCGAGACCGTCCGCTACGGCGGCGACCTGAAGATGCCGCCGAAAGGTAAGCTGCGGCCGGACCAGATCGCGGCGCTGGAGAAGTGGGTGAAGGACGGCGCCGTCTGGCCCGGCGGAACGGGCGTCACCGCCGCAAGCGGCGGGAGATGGGACGGGGGCATCACCGACGATCAAAAGCGATTCTGGGCCTTTCAGCCCGTTCGGGAGCCGAAAGTACCCGACACGAATCACCCAACGCAGTCCCGGATCGACGCCTTCGTTCGCACCCGGCTCGACGCCGCGGGGCTGACCCCGGCGCCGCCGGCCGACCGCCGCACCCTCATCCGCCGCGTCACCTACGACCTGACGGGCCTGCCGCCGACGCCGGAGGAGGTCGCCGCGTTCCTTGCCGACCGGGGCGATGGTGCGTTCGCCCGCGTGGTCGATCGGTTGCTCGCCTCGTCGGCCTACGGCGAGCGGTGGGCGCGGCACTGGCTCGACGTGGCCCGCTACGCCGACAGCAACGGCCTCGACGAGAACACCGCCTTCGGCAACGCCTGGCGCTACCGCGACTACGTCGTCCGCGCCTTCAACACCGACAAGCCCTACGACCGGTTCGTGCTCGAACAACTGGCCGGCGACCTGCTGCCGGACGACGCCGCGACGCGCGAGGACCGCCTCACCGCGACCGGCTTCCTGGTGCTCGGGCCGAAGCTGCTCGCCGAGCCGGACAAGGCCAAGATGGTGATGGACATCGTGGACGAGCAGATCGACGTGGCCGGCAAGGCGTTCCTCGGGCTGACCGTCAGCTGCGCCCGCTGCCACGACCACAAGTTCGACCCCATCCCGACGCGCGACTACTACGCGCTCGCCGGCATCTTCAAGAGCACGAAGACGATGGCCACCCTGGCCACGGTGGCGAAGGCGCACGAGCGGCCGCTCGGCCCGAAGGACTCGCCCGAGACGCTGCTCTACCGCGACCGCCTGAAGCTGGTGACGAAGGAACTGCGGACGCTGGAGCAGGAGTTCGGCAAGCTGCCGGCTACCGACAAGGACAAGCGGCACGCCCTTCACCTGAAAGCCGAGGAGCGCCGCGCCGAGATCAAGCAGTTGGAGAAGACCGTGCCGCCGCCGGCGGTCGTGCTCGCGGTGCAGGACGAGGCGAATCCGGCCGATGTGAAGGTTCACGTCCGCGGCAATACGCAGACGCTCGGCGAGCTGGCCCCGCGCGGCTTCCTCCGGGTTGTGAGCGACAAGGCACCTTCGATTCCGGCGAAGGCCAGCGGCCGGCTCGAACTGGCGCGGTGGGTCGCGTCGGCGGACAACCCGCTGACGGCGCGGGTGCTGGTGAACCGCGTCTGGCAGCACCACTTCGGCGAGGGGCTGGTCCGCACGCCGGACGACTTCGGCACCCGCGGCGAGCGGCCGAGCCACCCCGAACTCCTCGACTGGCTCGCCGCCCAGTTCGTCAAGAACGGTTGGAGTCTGAAGTCGCTCCACCGGCTGATCCTGCTATCCGACACGTACCAGATGGCGAGCCGGCCGGTGCCCGCGGCCGCGGCGGCGGTCGATCCCGATAACCGGCTGCTGTCGCACTTCCCGCGGCGGCGGCTCGAAGCCGAGGCGGTCCGCGACGCGATGCTCGCGGTCGCCGGCACGCTCGACCGCACCGCCGGCGGCACGCTGTTGGAGAACGGCAACTTCGAGTACATCAACAACGATCGCGCCCGCGGCGTGGCCCGCTACGACAACGCCCGCCGCAGCCTGTACCTGCCGGTGATCCGTAACAACGTCTTCGACTTCTTCCAGACGTTCGACTTCGTCGAGCCGCACGTGTCGAACGGCAAGCGCGCCGTGACGGTGGTCGCCCCGCAGGCGCTGTACCTGATGAACAACCCGTTCGTGGCCAGGCAGGCGGCGGCGCTCGCGGAGTCGTTGCTCAAGCTACCGGCCGACGACGCGGGCCGTGTGGCCGCGGCCTACGAGCGCGCCTACGGTCGGCCGCCGACGACGGAGGAGACCGCGCGGGCACTGGCCTTCGTGGGGCGCTACGCCGCGGCGCTGGAGGGTGCCGAGCGCCGCCCGCGGGCGTGGGCGGCCTGGTGCCACGTGGTGTTCGCCAGCAGCGAGTTCGTGTACGTGGAGTAA
- the truD gene encoding tRNA pseudouridine(13) synthase TruD, with product MKLKQTPDDFRVEELTDVAPGGGEFSLYRLDKTGWTTPDAISAVRRRWQLDARRVSYGGLKDRHAVTSQHLTVWRGPPRGLQHERVTLTYLGQVQEPFTAAGIRANRFTITLRSLDRGAIERAEVALTEVADAGLPNYFDDQRFGSVGDTGEFVAKEMVFGRFERALWLALAAPYEFDRAEAKREKQQLRDGWGDWPKLKAKLPKGHARSLVDYLVHHPTDFKGAVARLRPELQGLYLAAYQSMLWNRMLAAWLTRQATELATVELKLGRVPVPRRAPGGEWETLTLPLPSARMRPQPGEEWAELAAEVLAAEGLTLPELKVKGLQKPFFSKGDRAGCVRPEGLCHSAGADERNAGRVKLELRFDLPRGSYATMLVKRVTEV from the coding sequence ATGAAGCTGAAGCAGACGCCCGACGACTTCCGCGTCGAGGAACTGACCGACGTGGCGCCGGGCGGCGGCGAATTCAGCCTGTACCGGCTCGACAAGACCGGCTGGACCACGCCCGACGCCATCAGCGCTGTCCGCCGCCGCTGGCAACTCGACGCCCGGCGGGTGAGCTACGGCGGCCTCAAGGACCGCCACGCCGTGACGAGCCAGCACCTCACGGTGTGGCGCGGCCCGCCACGCGGCTTGCAACACGAGCGCGTCACGCTGACGTATCTGGGGCAGGTTCAGGAGCCGTTCACCGCCGCCGGCATCCGTGCGAACCGCTTCACGATCACGCTGCGGTCCCTGGACCGCGGCGCGATCGAACGGGCAGAAGTCGCCCTGACCGAAGTCGCGGACGCCGGACTGCCCAATTACTTCGACGACCAGCGGTTCGGGTCCGTCGGCGACACCGGCGAGTTCGTGGCGAAGGAAATGGTGTTCGGCCGCTTCGAGCGCGCCCTGTGGCTGGCCCTGGCCGCGCCGTACGAGTTCGACCGGGCCGAAGCCAAGCGCGAGAAGCAACAGCTGCGCGACGGCTGGGGCGACTGGCCGAAGCTGAAGGCGAAGCTGCCGAAGGGGCACGCCCGTAGTCTGGTCGATTACCTGGTCCACCACCCGACCGACTTCAAGGGTGCCGTCGCCCGACTGCGTCCGGAGTTGCAGGGGCTGTACCTCGCGGCGTACCAGAGCATGTTGTGGAACCGAATGCTCGCGGCGTGGCTGACCCGGCAGGCGACAGAATTGGCCACGGTCGAGTTGAAGCTCGGCCGGGTGCCGGTGCCGCGGCGTGCGCCCGGGGGCGAGTGGGAAACGCTGACGCTGCCGCTGCCGTCGGCGCGGATGCGACCGCAGCCGGGCGAGGAGTGGGCGGAACTCGCCGCCGAGGTACTGGCGGCCGAGGGGCTGACGCTGCCGGAATTGAAGGTGAAGGGCCTGCAGAAGCCGTTCTTCTCGAAGGGCGACCGGGCCGGCTGTGTCCGCCCCGAGGGGCTGTGCCACAGTGCGGGTGCGGACGAGCGGAACGCCGGGCGGGTGAAGCTGGAACTGCGGTTCGACCTGCCGCGCGGGAGCTACGCGACGATGCTGGTGAAGCGGGTGACGGAGGTGTAA
- a CDS encoding Gfo/Idh/MocA family protein, which translates to MSSDKKVRVAVVGLGFGAEFIPIYQKHPNAEIVAVCRRNKAELDKTADKYGIPKRFTSYEDLLKDPDIDAVHINSPIPDHGPQSIAALKAGKHVACTVPMATTKEQIREIVELQRRTGKVYMMMETVVYAREYLFARELYDKGELGRVQFLRGSHQQDMDGWPDYWPGLPPMWYATHCVSPCLALLSKPGAPALAGKVSCYGSGRIREELVPKYNSPFAVETATFTIKGTDVCAEVTRSLFDVARQYRESFDVTGSKKSFEWQQVEGEDPVVHTKNTPEKPLTELEIPSRVKVPDFAHLLPEPIRTFTMPQAIQDADHLSFLQGGGHGGSHPHLTHNFLMAVLGDRPAFPDAPTSANWTLVGICAHESALAGGQQVEIPAY; encoded by the coding sequence ATGTCGTCGGACAAAAAGGTCCGGGTCGCCGTCGTCGGCCTCGGGTTCGGGGCCGAGTTCATCCCCATCTACCAGAAGCACCCGAACGCCGAGATCGTCGCCGTGTGCCGGCGGAACAAGGCCGAGCTCGACAAGACGGCCGACAAGTACGGCATCCCCAAGCGGTTCACCAGCTACGAGGACCTGCTCAAGGACCCGGACATCGACGCCGTCCACATCAACAGCCCGATCCCCGACCACGGGCCGCAGAGCATCGCCGCGCTGAAGGCCGGCAAGCACGTCGCCTGCACCGTGCCGATGGCCACGACGAAGGAGCAGATCCGCGAGATCGTCGAGCTGCAGCGGCGGACCGGGAAGGTGTACATGATGATGGAAACCGTCGTGTACGCCCGGGAGTACCTGTTCGCCCGCGAGCTGTACGACAAGGGCGAGTTGGGCCGCGTGCAGTTCCTCCGCGGCAGCCACCAGCAGGACATGGACGGCTGGCCCGACTACTGGCCCGGCCTGCCGCCGATGTGGTACGCCACGCACTGCGTCAGCCCGTGCCTCGCGCTGCTCAGCAAGCCCGGGGCGCCGGCCCTGGCGGGGAAGGTGAGCTGCTACGGCTCCGGCCGCATCCGCGAGGAGCTGGTGCCGAAGTACAACAGCCCGTTCGCGGTGGAGACGGCCACGTTCACCATCAAGGGCACCGACGTGTGTGCCGAGGTGACCCGCAGCCTGTTCGACGTGGCCCGCCAGTACCGCGAGAGCTTCGACGTGACCGGCTCGAAGAAGAGCTTCGAGTGGCAGCAGGTCGAGGGCGAGGACCCTGTCGTCCACACCAAGAATACGCCCGAGAAGCCGCTGACGGAGCTGGAGATCCCGAGCCGGGTGAAGGTGCCGGACTTCGCGCACCTGCTGCCGGAGCCGATCCGCACGTTCACGATGCCGCAGGCGATCCAGGACGCGGACCACCTGAGCTTCCTGCAGGGCGGCGGCCACGGCGGCAGTCACCCGCACCTGACGCACAACTTCCTGATGGCCGTGCTCGGCGACCGGCCGGCGTTCCCCGACGCGCCGACCAGCGCGAACTGGACGCTCGTCGGCATCTGCGCCCACGAGAGTGCCCTGGCCGGCGGCCAGCAGGTCGAGATTCCGGCGTACTGA
- a CDS encoding cytochrome c biogenesis protein, protein MTPTDPAPARAPRPSGWYLPYVCLAVVGMYLASAAGRMNPPRQPFDLEAFARIPVVEGGRVKPLDSAIRLYMRSISGREEYIDLKGDRQPAIKWYLEVLASSREEKSSVYKYKVFRIDNEQVLTELKLAPNADLRYSVEEIGKSINVVLKTASVTAQKRQAGQKVSLYETKMSELASRLQLFMNLARFRGLDQQSNALLLLPPQTDDTKWTSLGDYRDNALRDALLAAMNKLRELLPDARINALTADEAIQLIGPVEGIDPARLSAEQKAEFLTSVQERLKISPALIPDEERREWVETALPLLPQADQSAVRSYLRSEGEARLVADPVAAAWQGMVTAYRENKPDEFNRIVAEYHAKYLDHVSPRDKAAVRVETGYNRFAPFYYCTVLYGMVFLLAAAGLIASASEKPAWGAALQKSAGWVLYATVLVHTAALIVRMYVMDRPFVFVTNLYSSAVFIGWGCVVLGLVLERIFRIGIGNAVAGVLGLATTIVAHNLATDDTLEMMQAVLDTNFWLATHVTTVTLGYTATFFAGFLGAVYVLLQCATVVKDGFTSPQPPSLGGLLSFGAAAAGIVGVPMILLWFFCTAAAAKFEWFHPNIPLVILVVAGGAAAFYAGGLLFLKAGDTAVDANGKPLATGQLPAAAKPLAGMALDAEKGKVLGQMIYGVVCFATLLSFVGTVLGGIWADQSWGRFWGWDPKENGAVLIVLWNALILHARWCGMVKTRGVAVLALFGNVICAWSWFGTNQLGIGLHAYGFDTRLADGCTNFWLSQLLIMGLGLIPARFWASATRRRTEVPVVAVAATTAPAAGPTVVKKKAKKR, encoded by the coding sequence ATGACCCCGACCGACCCCGCGCCCGCCCGCGCCCCGCGCCCGTCCGGCTGGTACCTCCCCTACGTCTGCCTGGCCGTCGTCGGCATGTACCTGGCGTCGGCGGCCGGGCGAATGAACCCGCCGCGGCAGCCGTTCGACCTCGAAGCGTTCGCCCGCATCCCGGTCGTGGAGGGCGGCCGGGTGAAGCCGCTCGACTCGGCCATCCGCCTGTACATGCGGTCGATCAGCGGCCGCGAGGAGTACATCGACCTGAAGGGCGACCGACAGCCGGCGATCAAGTGGTACCTGGAGGTGCTGGCGAGCAGCCGCGAGGAGAAGAGTTCGGTCTACAAGTACAAGGTGTTCCGCATCGACAACGAGCAGGTGCTCACCGAGCTAAAGCTGGCGCCGAACGCCGACCTGCGATACTCCGTGGAGGAGATCGGCAAGAGCATCAACGTCGTGCTGAAGACCGCGTCGGTCACGGCGCAGAAGCGGCAGGCGGGGCAGAAGGTCTCGCTGTACGAGACGAAGATGTCGGAGCTGGCCAGCCGGCTGCAGCTGTTCATGAACCTGGCTCGCTTCCGCGGGCTGGATCAGCAGTCGAACGCGCTGCTGCTCCTGCCGCCGCAGACGGACGACACGAAGTGGACGAGCCTCGGCGACTACCGCGACAACGCCCTCCGCGACGCCCTGCTCGCCGCGATGAACAAGCTGCGCGAGTTGCTCCCGGACGCCCGCATCAACGCCCTCACGGCCGACGAGGCGATCCAGCTGATCGGCCCCGTGGAGGGGATCGACCCGGCCCGGCTGTCGGCCGAGCAGAAGGCGGAGTTTCTGACGTCGGTGCAGGAGCGGCTGAAGATTAGCCCCGCGTTGATTCCGGACGAGGAGCGACGAGAGTGGGTCGAGACGGCGCTGCCGCTGCTGCCCCAGGCCGACCAGTCGGCGGTGCGGTCGTACCTCCGCTCCGAGGGGGAGGCGCGGCTCGTCGCCGACCCGGTGGCCGCCGCGTGGCAGGGGATGGTGACCGCGTACCGCGAGAACAAGCCCGACGAGTTCAACCGGATCGTCGCCGAGTACCACGCCAAGTACCTGGACCACGTCAGCCCGCGGGACAAGGCCGCGGTCCGCGTCGAGACGGGATACAACCGGTTCGCCCCGTTCTACTACTGCACCGTGCTGTACGGGATGGTCTTCCTCCTGGCCGCAGCCGGGCTGATCGCGTCGGCGTCGGAGAAGCCGGCGTGGGGCGCCGCACTCCAGAAGTCGGCCGGGTGGGTGCTGTACGCCACGGTCCTCGTCCACACCGCCGCGCTGATCGTGCGGATGTACGTGATGGACCGGCCGTTCGTGTTCGTGACGAACCTGTACTCGTCGGCCGTGTTCATCGGCTGGGGCTGCGTGGTGCTCGGCCTGGTGCTCGAGCGCATCTTCCGCATCGGCATCGGCAACGCCGTCGCCGGCGTACTCGGGCTGGCGACCACAATCGTCGCCCACAACCTGGCGACCGACGACACGCTCGAAATGATGCAGGCGGTGCTCGACACCAACTTCTGGCTCGCCACGCACGTTACCACCGTGACGCTCGGCTACACCGCCACGTTCTTCGCCGGGTTCCTCGGGGCCGTATACGTGCTGTTACAGTGCGCCACGGTCGTGAAGGACGGCTTCACCAGCCCGCAGCCGCCGTCGCTGGGCGGGCTGCTGTCGTTCGGCGCGGCCGCGGCCGGGATCGTGGGCGTGCCGATGATCCTGCTGTGGTTCTTCTGCACCGCCGCGGCCGCGAAGTTCGAGTGGTTCCACCCGAACATCCCGCTGGTGATCCTGGTGGTGGCCGGCGGCGCGGCCGCGTTCTACGCCGGCGGCCTGCTGTTCCTGAAGGCCGGCGACACCGCCGTGGACGCGAACGGGAAGCCGCTGGCGACCGGGCAACTCCCCGCGGCCGCGAAGCCGCTCGCCGGCATGGCCCTCGACGCCGAGAAGGGCAAAGTGCTCGGCCAGATGATCTACGGCGTCGTGTGCTTCGCCACGCTCCTGAGCTTCGTCGGCACCGTGCTCGGCGGCATCTGGGCCGACCAGAGCTGGGGCCGCTTCTGGGGCTGGGACCCGAAGGAGAACGGGGCGGTGCTGATCGTGCTGTGGAACGCGCTGATCCTGCACGCCCGCTGGTGCGGCATGGTGAAGACGCGCGGCGTCGCGGTGCTGGCGTTGTTCGGCAACGTGATCTGCGCGTGGAGCTGGTTCGGCACCAACCAGCTCGGCATCGGCCTGCACGCCTACGGGTTCGACACCCGCCTCGCCGACGGCTGCACTAACTTCTGGCTGAGCCAACTGCTCATCATGGGCCTCGGCCTGATCCCGGCACGGTTCTGGGCCAGCGCCACGCGGCGTCGCACGGAAGTGCCCGTGGTCGCAGTCGCGGCGACTACTGCGCCGGCCGCGGGGCCGACGGTGGTGAAGAAGAAGGCGAAGAAGCGTTGA